The following DNA comes from Diprion similis isolate iyDipSimi1 chromosome 14, iyDipSimi1.1, whole genome shotgun sequence.
TCTAGATGTTGAGAAGAACGAAGTTTGCgaaacgcaattttttttttcactcattccAATTCACAAGTTGGCCAATGTCTCGTCGGTATTCGAAGGGAACTCTTCAGTTTCAAATTGTATAAACTAGACAATCCAATACTCTTGCAATATTATAAAGATCAATGGTCCAGGATCAAAGCCTAGGATGTCTAATTCAAGGTAGCAAGAATGAGATTAACGAGAAAGTGAAAAAGCTACGCAATTGATAATAAGCCTTTTCGCACCAGGAGTAATTGTACTTGAGTTGGATAAGGAATGAACCATTCACATTAACGATAGTGATGAGTTACCCTTCGTGCTAGCTACTGAAAAACAGAGTTGCCAAATTTGCAAgcaaagaaatatatttatgtaagTAGAACATATTGAATTAGCATCGATGATGTGTGTTTTAATATCATCTAAGCGTTAAGAACGATAAATTTGTGATAATTTAGAAGTTGAAACAACAAAGAAATCTAACAACTGTTACATTTTATCTATACAggattgaaattattgtaaactcTGTGTatcagtggaaaaaaaaaaaatattacccgCCTTGAAACCATCAATAAAATATCACACACAAGTATTCATTTGATTctctattatttttacaacctTTTTTATTACAGACCGCACTATCCCAAGAACAATTACAGAAGAGCTGCTTAAATGGTGAATTATTACAGCTTATCGTTGGTACAAACCGAATAAGCAGTGAGTTTCTTGTCGCGTATCTACGCTCGCCGCTTTACAACGAGTAAACATTTGACGTTTACGAAACTATTCTGCAAACAGATAGATTTGTCGAGGAATTTGTATTGCATGCGAAGCTCACCAGTCAGCTCTTCATTAACCGCTACAGTCGTGCTGTTGCATCTTCCGACTTCCTCTATTATAAGCAGCAATTACGAGACGGTTACAATCCCTTCTACAGCAGTTTTTGGATCATCGATGACTGCAATTAAATGAAGCAAAGTTAAGAAGTAATTCCAGATCATCGGTTGATTTTTCTTGTCAAACTTTTGAACAATTTAGACGTTTACTTAGTGGTTAAGAAACAATACAGAAAGTGGTCTTACCATTGCTGTTTCTATTTTCAAGCAATAGCTCGTGTCCTGGTGCTTAGGCACGACTCCAAGCATCTCCATACAGTTTCGTTCGAGTAGATTATACATTGATTTAGTTTATCTGTTCATGTTTTTTCAAAGAGCACCCGGAAAATGATCACGATTATTGTGGAAcactttattttacttctcacTGTTCGAATCCGAGAATTTTCCGAGTTCTTttgtaaagaataaaaattgaattgttgGATTTCGTGGGCTTACCCATTTCTGCAATATTGTTTGGAGAATGTAAACCGACAATCCGCGTCTACTCCGAACATTTTTCGACTTCGAAAAGAACGTATGAACTCTTTTAGCGCAATTATTTGAagcgagaaaaatttaatggtCGCGAACTGATTGTCAAGATGGCGAGACGATCGTTTTTCAACTGTCGTTAGCGATGCACAGAtcttgccgaaaatttcaatcacgaATCAAGATCTTGTCGATTAACTATCGACTTAGTAGATCTTCATAAGAAAACACTTCAGTTTTAGCCTAGTTTGACATTTATCACGAATATATGGCATAAAAAGccacaattttctttctattagTCTCACGTTCAGCCTTTGAAAGTTCAGACCCAAGATAGTCACGTGACTTCGATCGTGTATTGttggatttaaaaattcgaaatcagAACTGGCGGGCGCAGCTAACTTCAGACTTCACTGTAGTTCGTAGACTCCTCgccagagaaaaaaatgagcctcAACTTTGCGCGGGATAATGTGATTAAATGTGATCGGAGGTTATGACTGTCTTAAATGCATCGTGATCTTGAAAGTTTAAGGAACGAATAATTTTCCTACGTTTGAATCATAGTCAAAATAACATGTAAGCTCAGTAGAGACAATATTTGACCGTTACTTATCaaggatattttatttatttattttaaaatcatgCCGCTGAACCGAAAACCGTCGCGTTACGCACATCCTGAGGGACACACCGATGTCTGTTATTTTACTGGAGAAAAGTAAGCCTTATTTTTCACTGTAGTTAAAATACTAATTCATACCGTGTTCTACGGAGTAAATCTATCGCTCTCCGAATACTCTTCTGGTCATTTTCATTATTGGAATTATTGCAGAGGAGGTCTACTCACCTGTGGTTCAGATGGTGATGTTCGATCCTGGTTGAATTTGATGGACGATGACCCTGCTGCCAGTTGTGTTTCTGAACAAGTTATATCCGTCGTCTCAAAGGTAtgagatatcaaaacaatttgaaacaatCCTTTGTAATTatgtggaatatttttttttttcaattgcagAATGATAAAATCTATGTGGCAACAGACAATAACACCGTACAAATCCTCACCTATCCGGACTTGGAGAAAGAAGGAATCATAACAAGGTTTTCAGGGACAGTGTGCGCCTTGGCAACTTCAAAAAATGGTAATCTGATCGCGTCCGGTGCATGGTAAGACTgctcacttttttttgttctagtCACTCTTCGcagttttcagtatttttttatttcatttccagCGATATGCGAATCCAAGTGAGTAACATCCAGACCTGTGATAGTATCGAACTTAACGGACACCAGGGTCCAATTTTAGGCTTATCGCTCGATCCGCAAGAGCAATTTGTTGTAAGTATATGCCAAACTCCTCGATGGATCGTCTAGATTCTACTTGTAACGTGAATCATTCAATTCTTCTGAGGCTGTTAATTCTTTTCGGACTGTTGACTCATCAAGATTTCTATATTTCAGGCATCCTCGAGTACCGACGGCTCTATTAGAGTCTGGgatataaaagaaaagcaaGTTGCTCATGTTTGGAACAATGTCGTTCCGAAAGGCAACTCATTTTTTACCTCTAAGACGTATTCCGCACCTTCGTTCCAATGCGCGGATGGAAAAACTCTGGCTTTTCCGCAGGGCAAAGAAGTCGTCGTTGTTGAAAGAAGCACCTGGAAAGAGTTGTTCAAACTTAGATGTCCTGATCTAAAAGCAGTGAGTCTCCTTTTGCAGAAATTGCTAGTGCAAAAACTTTACAAATGAGTTCAACTTGCTATTTATTTTCAGGAGCTAAGTATATGTAAATTTTCTCAATGCGGGACTCTTCTTGCGGCAAGTTCAATTCATGGAGAGATAGTTGCATGGGAAATCGAATCGAAGGAACAGATAGGCTACATCACGCATGATCGAAATGCCAAAATCACATCCATTGCTTGGAGCCCGAATTCACCGAACGAAATTGCATTCTGTGATTCATTAGGAATGCTGGGATGCGTTGACGTGGTCTGTTCAACAATCGCAGAATTTTGTAGTAAATAAGAACTATTTATTGTAATCACGTGACAATGTTTGGGATTCAACAGGTGTTCAATCCAGTCGAAGAACTGTTCCCAAAAACAGTTGATTCCAGTCAATCAAATGATGACTTGGATAATTTGATAGAAAACTATGAAGTTGGGGATGAGGACGATGATGGAGAAAATGTAATATCGTTGGATAGAATCAAGGCCTCAGTACAAATAGATTATGACGATGATTCCCAGGAACCAATAGCCCAACGCCCTGAAAGCGTGGATAAGAAAGTGTCGCTGAAAGTAGAACCCCAAAAACCTTTTCAGCCTGGTTCTACTCCAACTGTTCTGCTAAATCGTTACATGGTACAAATTCAATGATTtatcataatattttcaatcaatatttCTTCCCAAGCATAGATCACAGGATTAATATAACTGCTGAGAGCTGATAGTCCCTTAATTTTCTCAGGTTTGGAACAATACAGGGGTCATTAAGTGCTACTCCTCAGAAGACGGTCAAGAGTCGAGTATCGAGGTTGAATTTCATGATTCTAGCATTCACCACCCAATCCACATAGACAATTATTTGCAACACACTTTGGCGTCATTGTCTCCGAAAGCTTTAGCTCTCGCTTGCATAGAAAATGGCGATACGCCTAGCAAACTGGTCGTCGTCAGGTTGCAAGGTAGATATTCCTATGCTCAGGCGAGATTCATAATCGTCCATATGCCAATAACTTAGGATTAACAGATCTGTGCTATTTGCCATAACATAGGATGGGGTTCCGGAACCAAAGAGTGGTCCATCGATTTTCCACAGGGAGAACTGCCCCTCTGTCTCGCAGCCGGTGATAACTTCGTTGCTGTAGCGACGAGTAGAAGAAGACTTAGATTATTCACAGTCAGCGGAACCCAAAGGAGAATCATTGCGTTACCCGGTGCTCCAGTAGCCATTAACGCACTAGGGAATCAACTTGTAGCCGTTTGTCACGCAGGATTGTCAGGTCAGTGAGTTGAACGATCGaagagtaatgaaaaaaatacctcTCGCTTgttattttgatatttatgAAACCTTGAACGTTCAAATTTTGCAGGCATACAAAAAGAGCAACATATGACGATGATTTGGCTGCAAATCCGTGGTTCAAATGTTCGCAATCGTTCCCTAGCCGTTCCACTATCAGGTCCAGAACTGAAGCTTGCTTGGGTGGGACTGACCGACCGCGGATCACCAACGGTGATGGATGAGGATGGCGTAATTTCGATATATGATACAAAATCGTCGCTCTGGAACGTTGCTTGTGATACAGCGAATCAGGTGAGGAAGATTCACGTGAAACAATGTTGATATTAGCTCGGCCTCTAAAGTTGTTATAACTTTAATTGTTTAACATGTTTACACACGATTGACAGTGCAAAGGAGCCGCGGACCGCTTCTTCTTGATCGGTATTAGTGAAAGTGATAATACTGTAAGATGCATATTGTGCAAAGGGTGTCCTTACCCGCAAACCGCACCGACTCCAACCCAGATTGAAATACCGCTCGCTTTACCATTCTGCGATCCAGAATCTGTCAAATCCCAAATGGAAGCTAAGCTTTGGCGACTGGGCAGCGACCCAAGTGGAAATGACGAAACGTTATTGTCCATGTTTGTCGTGAGTGTTTCTAACATCGATTATAGATCAAGATTCTTTGCACTCAAGATTTTTCATGCTTGACTGTGTCTGTTTTTGCACAGCTCGCTTGCCGTGGCAACGCCGAGTATCGTGCTGTGGATTTGTGCGAAGAATTTGCATCGCAGAAGGTTCTGGAATTGGCTGTTAAGTATGCCGGACGTCTTGGCCAAATGGCTTTAGTTACCAAACTACAATCGCTGGCGAGGATTAAAGAGGATCAAGACGTGAACGAAGAAAGTGGAGGTAGATTTCGTGACAGAGAGGATGACAGATTGTCCGTAAATCAAGTCGACGAAGAATTCGAAGAAGTCGGAGACGCCGATGAATATCTGTCATTGACTCCTACACAGTCAAAGCCTGCCGTAGAGATAAGGCCAATGAGCTTGAGCATGAAAAGGCAAAATCCGTTCAGAAAGAATGGAAAGTCTCCGAGTCTGAAAGGTAACTATTATAGGTAGGCAGGTTGTATATTATGTGtaaataatacgaaaaatttttaaacccaggCCTTCAAGCCATGAATCGAATGCCCGAGAATCCCCGGAGCTCACCAGCGGCTGAACCACCTCCGCAAAAACCGAAAGCAAAACCGGTGTCTAAATCAAATCCAGCCAAGGAATCGTTCGTAGTTTGGTTtggaaaacataaaaaagaaattgctgAAGAATTCCCTGAAGTTGACGACAAACGGATAACAATGATTGCCTTGGAAAGATACAAGGAAAACGAGAAGGCGGCGTCGGGAGTTCAAAGTTCGCTGAAAGAACGAGAAAGCAAAAAACGGAAGTTGTCGGACGCGGAAAACGAGAAGAGTCAAAGCTCAGAAGCAGTCGTCCGTAAACTTTCTACATTTGCCTACACGGAATAAATACCGGTGAAACTAATTCAAGACTGTCGAATCGCGAACTCATAATATTTGGTAAACGAAGtgccaatttttattatcgtatTACAAGATTTAAAGATCAGTGATCTCTCAGCAatgatcattatttttactatataAAAGTTTTATTCTAAATATCCGAAACTGAAtacaaaatacattttttcccaCAAAAACTTGTCGGCATAACGTAATTATATTTCAGAGTTGAACCGCCTCTCCGTAGACAGCCTGCAGTCCCCAACTCCTTCCACTTCTGTGTAGACAAATCCACATCGCCTCATATCCTTACACCCTGATACAGGAAATCGCAATTCGCATAATGCATTCAGCGCAAAGAGGCCGGATACGCAAATAGATAAGCGATGTTATTCATTTGTAACATTAGTGCTGGTTGAGGGGTGAAAAATCTGACTGACTATGAAGAAGAATTGTAGTACAAAGTTGTAGATAAGAATTAGGATAATAGGTAAGGCAgcgtgcataaaaaaaaaccaggcGATTTCTGACGTGGAATTCATTTCAATCTATATACAGGGATGCAACCCTTCTCTGAGGTTGATTCACgaggtttctttttattcgaaatttttccgtATCCAAAATCTGTGCATACGTACGATCTATCAGACTCGAGAGTTTGTTAAACGTTTGGTATTTATTTGGACAGACGTGTACATAATCTGACAAGAAGAAATGCAGGTGATATACTTAGGCCCTACAATAATAGTGTGCAGCATTaccataatattttcattattttatatcattattatttctcttttattattttttatttctttataaatCTTATGTTCACGTTTGATGAAAATGAGTTGGATCAGGATAGAAATTAAggatcatatgtatatatatatatatatatacatatatacacatatatatacatataatcgaATGTTaatgtcttttctttttttcttagccTTCTCGCTATCTTTTCTTAAACTTCATTCGCTTATAAATTCTAAAAGACTCTACATTTTCCTCGAAAGATTATACAACACGCTAAAGATACGCTATAGATCAAGTTAAATACAGAGAAGTTAACTTTTGGTAGAGAATAGTCGCTAAAACGATTAATGATCCAGCCGAACTCGAGCCTCTCGTCGACGCgtgacaattattattaatataaatacGTAGGATAACATGACGATAGCATCGAGTAATCAAGTACCTACCGACGTACTACAGAGCACGGTAAAAACCGGAAAACCGTCAAGTTCTAAATATGTTACATCACGCGATACCGCGTCTGATCGAACAAAGCCGATTAAATTTCACGTTTCAGTAGGCGAGGCTCGAGTCGGCCCGAagagtgtataatatatactaaAGACTATAATTTTTAAGTATAAGACTAGGAATACGAGACATAAGTGCTGTTTAAGACTTGGAACGAGCACTACGACGACACAGGTTGCGGGGCgtaaaagaaatcgaaatcaTACGTACAGCTAGGGATGTTCGATTCCGAATCGATCCTTttcgcgagaaaaatcgatctttTGCATCGATTCCCCAGTCTTCGATTTTCGGGAGAATCGATTCTCATAGGCTgaaatcgattctttctttttcttggtTCTGAGGcaataaaacaaagaaaaatcttaTCCTATCGAGACacgtgaaaatattagaatGCGAGAACCGTTAGAACAGAGAATAACTAGATCATAGAGTAAACAGTAGACATTGAAGTTAGGATTTTGGTTATTCGTTGGGCTTGAGGTTTCGATCATTCGCttagtttgaaatttggttCTTTTGAGACACGtaatatgaaaattcgatttttagtAGAATCGATTCTCACACGTccgattcggaatcgatccataGATCGATTACTTACAGAAGATCGAGCATCCCTACGTATAGCTGGTATTAGAAGTACGCAATATAAGTAAGATGATTTGCGCAAGCCTTGAAGGCTGCAACAGATCCTCGAATCAATTCTCTTAAACTCAAGTAGACTTTTCCACGTAATCTCGGATTCGTCGTAGTAAAGTACACGCACGTGTAATCAATAGTATCGAGTGTCGGAAGTAGGATTTATAAGAAAAACATGAATATCTATCACTGATTCGTCCGGTACGTTAGAATTTCGCGTAGCTCAAGAATCTGAGAGAATAGTAAAATCGGTCACAAAATCAATCGACAGCAATTAATGTAAATTCGAAATCGTTTCAATCACTGTTGCATATACTCACTCTGCATCTTATTACGACTTACGCGCGTACACATGTCGTAtagaatatacctatatatgttacatacctacgtatgcCTTTCATACGTACAATAGCCAATACCAGCGATAAATACATACGAGCTAAacttagatatatatacatacatacatacatacatacatacatacatacatacatatacatatctgTAGGTTAGCCTGTCGAATACatgtattattgttattatcattattactattattatgttgaataaattattgatatcatACCAtagcattattattaatatatatatatatatatatatatatgtgtgtgttatacatatatcttctTCTAAACttgtatgaaaaattacgcaatattatacatatatatatgtatataatgcgtgtgtatgtatatatttgaatTACTTTTTATCAGTTTTCTCTTTTAAAATCTTACGTGGTATGTATCATCGTTATATACTTcaacatatagatatatacgtacgtatatatatgtaaatatttatatatatatggggcattccaggtcAATTCGACAAGGGTCTGATCCTCACCCTCTCGAATCTGAGTCTCAATGACCGGAGGTGTTTCGTTAGCCTAAAATGacatcttcaaatttttctcagatttttaccaaGCCCCCTGACCCCTTaagatgatattttcgaaaacggtcaatcggacatttttgaaaattatgaaaaaaatcacataaattctgtaggcaaaaagaaaaatatcccaaCCAAAATCGAAGTGGGCAGGcaaaacagtaattttttatcaatttttttaatgaataatttttttctttttcagtaatttcgatttttttcgtatttttcaggattcaatatattttcctatataatctatataatcaataaaatatattgagaCTCAGATTCGAGAGGGTGAGGTTCAGACCCTTGTCGAATTgacctggaatgccccatatatatatatatatatatacgcaaaaatacaaaattgattATCATAATTTCCCGTGTTCA
Coding sequences within:
- the LOC124414783 gene encoding WD repeat and HMG-box DNA-binding protein 1 isoform X1 codes for the protein MPLNRKPSRYAHPEGHTDVCYFTGEKGGLLTCGSDGDVRSWLNLMDDDPAASCVSEQVISVVSKNDKIYVATDNNTVQILTYPDLEKEGIITRFSGTVCALATSKNGNLIASGACDMRIQVSNIQTCDSIELNGHQGPILGLSLDPQEQFVASSSTDGSIRVWDIKEKQVAHVWNNVVPKGNSFFTSKTYSAPSFQCADGKTLAFPQGKEVVVVERSTWKELFKLRCPDLKAELSICKFSQCGTLLAASSIHGEIVAWEIESKEQIGYITHDRNAKITSIAWSPNSPNEIAFCDSLGMLGCVDVVFNPVEELFPKTVDSSQSNDDLDNLIENYEVGDEDDDGENVISLDRIKASVQIDYDDDSQEPIAQRPESVDKKVSLKVEPQKPFQPGSTPTVLLNRYMVWNNTGVIKCYSSEDGQESSIEVEFHDSSIHHPIHIDNYLQHTLASLSPKALALACIENGDTPSKLVVVRLQGWGSGTKEWSIDFPQGELPLCLAAGDNFVAVATSRRRLRLFTVSGTQRRIIALPGAPVAINALGNQLVAVCHAGLSGIQKEQHMTMIWLQIRGSNVRNRSLAVPLSGPELKLAWVGLTDRGSPTVMDEDGVISIYDTKSSLWNVACDTANQCKGAADRFFLIGISESDNTVRCILCKGCPYPQTAPTPTQIEIPLALPFCDPESVKSQMEAKLWRLGSDPSGNDETLLSMFVLACRGNAEYRAVDLCEEFASQKVLELAVKYAGRLGQMALVTKLQSLARIKEDQDVNEESGGRFRDREDDRLSVNQVDEEFEEVGDADEYLSLTPTQSKPAVEIRPMSLSMKRQNPFRKNGKSPSLKGLQAMNRMPENPRSSPAAEPPPQKPKAKPVSKSNPAKESFVVWFGKHKKEIAEEFPEVDDKRITMIALERYKENEKAASGVQSSLKERESKKRKLSDAENEKSQSSEAVVRKLSTFAYTE
- the LOC124414783 gene encoding WD repeat and HMG-box DNA-binding protein 1 isoform X2; the encoded protein is MPLNRKPSRYAHPEGHTDVCYFTGEKGGLLTCGSDGDVRSWLNLMDDDPAASCVSEQVISVVSKNDKIYVATDNNTVQILTYPDLEKEGIITRFSGTVCALATSKNGNLIASGACDMRIQVSNIQTCDSIELNGHQGPILGLSLDPQEQFVASSSTDGSIRVWDIKEKQVAHVWNNVVPKGNSFFTSKTYSAPSFQCADGKTLAFPQGKEVVVVERSTWKELFKLRCPDLKAELSICKFSQCGTLLAASSIHGEIVAWEIESKEQIGYITHDRNAKITSIAWSPNSPNEIAFCDSLGMLGCVDVVFNPVEELFPKTVDSSQSNDDLDNLIENYEVGDEDDDGENVISLDRIKASVQIDYDDDSQEPIAQRPESVDKKVSLKVEPQKPFQPGSTPTVLLNRYMVWNNTGVIKCYSSEDGQESSIEVEFHDSSIHHPIHIDNYLQHTLASLSPKALALACIENGDTPSKLVVVRLQGWGSGTKEWSIDFPQGELPLCLAAGDNFVAVATSRRRLRLFTVSGTQRRIIALPGAPVAINALGNQLVAVCHAGLSGIQKEQHMTMIWLQIRGSNVRNRSLAVPLSGPELKLAWVGLTDRGSPTVMDEDGVISIYDTKSSLWNVACDTANQCKGAADRFFLIGISESDNTVRCILCKGCPYPQTAPTPTQIEIPLALPFCDPESVKSQMEAKLWRLGSDPSGNDETLLSMFVLACRGNAEYRAVDLCEEFASQKVLELAVKYAGRLGQMALVTKLQSLARIKEDQDVNEESGVKACRRDKANELEHEKAKSVQKEWKVSESERPSSHESNARESPELTSG